In a genomic window of Allomeiothermus silvanus DSM 9946:
- a CDS encoding integrase core domain-containing protein, whose product MQFTTVGREIWRGARQAQRLAEANASDPEVQERLRKLRLVKALRESKKSWKEIQDLVGISRATYHRWQKALKEKGLAGLKPRSRRPKHLRTKVHWTPGLLIRIETLRKENPTWGRWSIWLTLRKEGFQMSERTVGRILAYLEKHRRIESVAGYLARTQRGKLKRRVNRPYAKRKPRGYEARAPGDLVQVDTLTLTLGPGSMVKHFSAIDLHSRFVLAEVHSRATAKLSEGFLSLLLARAPFPIRAIQVDGGSEFMAEFEEACCALGIALFVLPPRSPKLNGHVERMQRTFKEEFYTRPLPTPLSELQAELDTYLDYYNRRRPHMALGGLAPLEFLAKMQEESVPQRVSNVLTDYSNLPPGRSLAKIPKRSPSGGSDLPK is encoded by the coding sequence GTGCAGTTTACCACCGTTGGCCGAGAGATATGGAGAGGCGCTAGACAAGCACAGAGGCTGGCCGAGGCCAACGCAAGCGACCCAGAGGTCCAGGAACGTCTGCGCAAGCTCCGACTGGTCAAAGCCCTGCGTGAAAGTAAAAAGAGCTGGAAGGAGATCCAGGACCTGGTCGGGATCAGCCGGGCCACCTACCACCGCTGGCAAAAAGCCCTAAAAGAAAAGGGCCTGGCTGGACTCAAACCCCGCTCCCGCCGCCCTAAGCACCTGCGCACAAAGGTCCACTGGACCCCAGGGCTGCTCATTAGAATAGAAACTCTCCGCAAGGAAAACCCCACCTGGGGACGCTGGTCCATCTGGCTTACCCTCCGCAAGGAGGGTTTCCAGATGAGCGAACGCACGGTGGGGCGCATCCTGGCCTACCTGGAGAAGCACCGACGTATCGAGAGCGTGGCCGGCTACCTGGCCCGGACTCAAAGAGGGAAGCTAAAGCGAAGGGTAAACCGGCCCTACGCCAAAAGGAAGCCCCGAGGATACGAGGCCAGGGCTCCTGGGGACCTGGTCCAGGTGGACACCCTCACCCTGACCTTAGGACCGGGAAGCATGGTCAAGCACTTCTCGGCGATTGACCTCCATAGCCGGTTTGTCCTGGCGGAGGTGCACAGCCGGGCCACGGCTAAGCTTTCTGAGGGGTTCTTGTCCTTGCTTCTGGCCAGGGCCCCTTTTCCCATCCGGGCCATCCAGGTGGATGGGGGCAGCGAGTTCATGGCCGAGTTTGAGGAGGCCTGCTGTGCTCTGGGGATTGCCTTGTTTGTGCTACCGCCGAGGAGTCCTAAACTCAATGGTCACGTGGAGCGGATGCAGCGGACCTTCAAGGAGGAGTTCTACACCCGGCCTTTGCCCACCCCGCTCAGCGAGCTGCAGGCAGAGCTGGATACCTACCTGGACTACTACAACCGCCGAAGGCCTCACATGGCCCTGGGGGGTCTTGCTCCGCTGGAGTTTTTGGCTAAGATGCAAGAGGAGTCGGTTCCTCAAAGAGTCTCAAATGTGTTGACCGATTACAGTAACTTGCCTCCCGGGCGTTCGCTCGCTAAAATACCTAAGCGTTCGCCTTCGGGCGGGTCAGACTTGCCGAAGTAG